One part of the Melospiza melodia melodia isolate bMelMel2 chromosome 3, bMelMel2.pri, whole genome shotgun sequence genome encodes these proteins:
- the TTL gene encoding tubulin--tyrosine ligase, protein MYTFVVRDEGSSVYTEVSRLLLASGQWRRLRRDNPRFNLMLGERNRLPFGRLGHEPGLVQLVNYYRGADKLCRKASLVKLIKTSPELSESCTWFPESYVIYPTNLKTPVAPAQNGIRHLINNSRTDEREVFLAAYNRRREGNEGNVWIAKSSAGAKGEGILISSEASELLDFIDEQGQVHVIQKYLENPLLLEPGHRKFDIRSWVLVDHQYNIYLYREGVLRTSSEPYNSANFQDKTCHLTNHCIQKEYSKNYGRYEEGNEMFFEEFNQYLMDALNTTLENSILLQIKHIIRSCLMCIEPAISTKHLHYQSFQLFGFDFMVDEELKVWLIEVNGAPACAQKLYAELCQGIVDVAISSVFPLSDTGQKMSQSSSIFIKL, encoded by the exons atgTACACCTTCGTGGTGCGGGACGAGGGCAGCAGCGTGTACACCGAGGTGAgccggctgctgctggccagcggGCAGTGGCGGCGCCTCCGCAGGGACAACCCCCGCTTCAACCTCATGCTGGGCGAGAGGAACCGGCTCCCCTTCGGCCGACTGG gccacgaACCTGGACTTGTGCAGCTGGTGAATTACTACAGGGGAGCAGACAAGCTGTGCCGCAAAGCATCTCTGGTGAA GCTCATCAAGACAAGCCCTGAGCTGTCGGAGTCCTGCACGTGGTTCCCTGAGTCCTATGTGATTTACCCAACAAACCTGAAGACCCCGGTGGCTCCAGCCCAGAATGGAATTCGCCATCTCATCAACAACTCGAGGACAGACGAGCGGGAAGTGTTCCTGGCCGCCTACAACCGGCGCCGCGAGGGCAACGAGGGCAACGTGTGGATAGCCAAGTCCTCTGCTGGTGCCAAAG GGGAAGGGATCCTGATTTCTTCAGAGGCTTCAGAGCTCCTGGACTTCATCGATGAGCAGGGACAAGTGCACGTGATTCAGAAGTACCTGGAGAATCCTCTACTTTTAGAGCCAGGGCATCGCAAGTTTGACATCAG GAGCTGGGTTCTTGTGGATCATCAATATAATATCTACCTCTACAGAGAGGGTGTCCTGCGGACCTCTTCAGAACCATATAACAGTGCTAACTTCCAGGACAAAACCTGCCACTTGACCAATCACTGCATCCAGAAGGAATATTCCAAAAACTACGGGCGCTATGAGGAAGGGAACGAAATGTTCTTCGAGGAGTTCAACCAGTATCTGATGGATGCCCTGAACACAACGCTTGAGAACAGCATCTTACTGCAAATCAAACACATCATAAG AAGCTGCCTTATGTGTATAGAGCCTGCAATCAGCACGAAGCATCTTCACTACCAGAGCTTCCAGCTCTTTGGCTTTGACTTCATGGTGGATGAGGAGCTGAAGGTCTGGCTGATAGAAGTCAATGGGGCCCCAGCATGTGCCCA GAAGCTGTATGCAGAGCTCTGCCAAGGAATTGTGGATGTAGCCATCTCCAGCGTTTTCCCCCTCAGTGACACTGGGCAGAAGATGAGCCAGTCCTCCTCGATCTTCATCAAGCTGTGA